One Staphylococcus ratti DNA segment encodes these proteins:
- a CDS encoding magnesium transporter CorA family protein, with product MITAYRNNEDLSIVQTKDWSNAQWINVVKPTQEESQMLLDFFPFPKDFLEDALDSEESSRIENDESGYSLIISDFPILKDDQYEIKSYHTSPLGIIIGKGIIITICGRPFDYFDHLLYQRINLKFKSRFALNLLYEMSSEFNRALRLLNKERRQVDIKLQKRVTNLRLYFLSEIEKSLVYFIASLKTNASTHRKLYRLSTLKRFSDDDELLEDVLNEHQQAIETTELYLRIVESMTNSYASLLSNQLNTTMQTLTIFTILLTLPTLVFSFFGMNVPLPIDAQSGISWIIVIAISLLLVVLTSVLLWRSNRLK from the coding sequence ATGATTACAGCCTATCGTAATAATGAGGACTTATCTATTGTACAAACAAAAGATTGGTCTAATGCGCAATGGATAAATGTTGTGAAACCTACACAAGAAGAGAGTCAAATGTTATTAGATTTTTTCCCTTTTCCTAAAGACTTTTTAGAGGATGCATTAGATAGTGAAGAAAGTTCTCGTATTGAAAATGATGAAAGTGGTTATTCACTTATTATTAGTGACTTCCCTATCCTTAAAGATGACCAATATGAAATCAAAAGTTATCATACTTCTCCACTAGGCATCATCATTGGTAAAGGGATTATCATTACCATTTGTGGCCGCCCTTTTGATTATTTCGATCATCTCTTATATCAACGTATCAATCTTAAATTCAAAAGTCGCTTCGCATTAAATTTATTATATGAAATGTCTTCTGAATTTAACCGTGCTTTACGTCTTTTAAATAAAGAACGACGTCAAGTTGACATTAAGCTACAAAAACGTGTGACTAATTTACGCCTTTATTTTTTAAGTGAAATTGAAAAAAGTCTTGTTTACTTTATTGCATCGCTTAAAACTAACGCTTCAACCCATCGAAAGCTCTATCGCTTATCTACACTTAAGCGCTTTTCAGACGATGATGAATTGCTAGAAGACGTTCTAAATGAACATCAACAAGCTATTGAAACGACTGAACTATATTTAAGAATTGTTGAAAGTATGACCAATTCCTATGCCTCATTACTTTCAAATCAACTGAATACTACAATGCAAACATTAACGATTTTTACGATTTTACTTACGTTACCAACGTTAGTTTTTAGTTTCTTTGGCATGAACGTACCTTTACCTATTGATGCTCAATCTGGCATTTCATGGATTATTGTCATTGCCATTTCGCTTCTCCTAGTCGTACTAACATCAGTGCTATTATGGCGCAGTAACAGGCTTAAATGA
- a CDS encoding Na/Pi cotransporter family protein — MSVMEVIFSFLGGLGIFLYGLKVMGDGLQASAGDRLRDILNKFTSNPVLGVIAGIVVTVLIQSSSGTTVITIGLVTAGFMTLKQAIGVIMGANIGTTVTAFIIGIDLGEYAMPILAIGAFLIFFFKRSKINNIGRILFGFGSLFFGLEFMGDAVKPLSELEGFKQLMLDMSANPLLGVFVGTVLTALVQSSSATIGILQEFYQQNMIGLDAAIPVLLGDNIGTTITAVLASLAGSLAAKRAAFVHVIFNVIGVVIFSLFLPIVIHLVGMLQEAWHLKPAMAIAFAHGAFNVTNTLIQLPFVAALAWLVTKIVPGKDVTEDYKPQHLNKDLVYHAPGVALQETQKELQNVGNIVNSMFDDVKDEPKIDKKLVKKLEQKHQAVETINDSIRSYLVRISTKDINKSDVERLAVMFDVNRSILKVANLIKEYVEQIERQHTKDIRLTEDAERGVHKLFRHVTESFDKAIDMLDVYDTTKKDEVVQRSHESFNIEHKLRKGHIKRLNRGECSTDGGLLYIDMIGVLERIGYNARNISESLVGLNDDVPTDEEIATHDI; from the coding sequence ATGTCGGTTATGGAAGTCATCTTTTCATTTTTAGGCGGTCTAGGTATTTTCTTATACGGCTTAAAAGTTATGGGAGATGGGCTTCAAGCTTCAGCAGGGGATAGGCTACGCGATATTTTAAACAAGTTTACATCGAATCCAGTATTAGGGGTAATTGCTGGTATCGTCGTAACTGTGTTGATTCAAAGTAGTTCAGGGACAACAGTCATCACTATCGGACTTGTTACAGCTGGATTTATGACATTGAAACAAGCCATCGGTGTTATTATGGGAGCGAATATTGGTACTACCGTAACAGCATTTATTATTGGTATTGATTTAGGAGAATATGCTATGCCGATTTTGGCAATTGGCGCATTCTTAATTTTTTTCTTTAAACGTTCTAAAATCAATAACATTGGTCGTATTTTATTTGGTTTTGGTTCTTTATTTTTCGGCTTAGAATTTATGGGCGATGCAGTAAAACCTTTATCAGAACTGGAAGGGTTTAAACAATTAATGCTTGATATGTCTGCAAATCCTCTTCTTGGGGTGTTTGTAGGTACTGTTTTAACAGCCTTAGTCCAAAGTTCAAGTGCGACAATAGGAATTTTGCAAGAATTTTACCAACAAAATATGATTGGTTTAGACGCAGCCATTCCTGTATTGTTAGGTGATAATATTGGAACGACGATTACGGCTGTTTTAGCAAGTTTAGCAGGTTCACTTGCTGCCAAACGTGCGGCATTTGTACATGTTATTTTCAACGTGATTGGCGTTGTGATTTTCTCATTATTTTTACCTATCGTTATTCACCTTGTTGGCATGCTCCAAGAAGCATGGCACTTAAAGCCAGCGATGGCAATCGCTTTTGCACATGGGGCGTTTAACGTAACAAATACACTCATTCAATTACCATTTGTAGCTGCATTAGCATGGCTTGTAACGAAAATTGTTCCGGGCAAAGATGTGACTGAAGATTACAAACCGCAACATTTAAATAAAGATCTTGTTTACCATGCACCAGGTGTGGCATTACAGGAAACACAAAAAGAATTGCAAAATGTAGGGAACATTGTCAATTCTATGTTTGATGATGTTAAGGATGAACCAAAGATAGATAAAAAACTTGTAAAAAAATTAGAACAAAAACATCAAGCGGTTGAAACTATCAATGACAGTATTCGTAGCTATCTCGTACGTATTTCTACGAAGGATATTAATAAGAGTGATGTCGAACGCTTAGCGGTAATGTTTGATGTGAATCGTTCTATTTTAAAAGTGGCTAATTTAATTAAAGAATATGTGGAGCAAATTGAGCGTCAACATACGAAAGACATTCGTTTGACAGAGGACGCAGAACGAGGAGTTCACAAGTTGTTTCGCCATGTGACTGAATCATTCGATAAAGCAATAGACATGTTAGATGTGTACGACACGACGAAAAAGGATGAAGTTGTGCAACGCAGTCATGAATCATTTAACATTGAACATAAATTACGTAAAGGCCATATCAAACGTTTAAATCGTGGTGAATGTTCCACAGATGGTGGCTTGTTATATATCGATATGATTGGTGTGTTAGAACGTATCGGTTATAATGCACGTAATATTTCTGAGTCATTAGTGGGCTTGAATGATGACGTTCCTACAGATGAAGAGATTGCAACACATGACATTTAA
- a CDS encoding copper resistance CopC family protein, producing the protein MTLVRTISCWSIVMFLFIYILGGQFNVVSAHATLEKAQPANSEVISESPNHIHLEMSEPVNAAYSKITLYNDQGKVISDIKPNTSGFSKTLTYDVDDLTEGTYLVQWETIAQDGHDMQGKYLFSVGKQTATSIDTTQPLLSDVSFWWGAMRFLLQSLLLTLVGLYLVNRIMEREDLPIHPILPKYHSVTTILLMVTLGTGILYLMTLPQPVIHQILSLDFTVWLQFPFVFSIVALLLLVTLFALRNMESIWYDSMPFLIMIAMAISGHVWSQTVPIYSIVIRMIHLIGISLWLGSLLYLVLYVLARHRHSYVPILRALLFKLNVTAVLMIIISGILMTIDQTTFSKLLEHLTLYSTLWYTKVIVTTIMMGLGSYQTFKVMKSKKKIHQPILFLELALGVILILAGVIMSQIEIL; encoded by the coding sequence TTGACATTGGTCAGAACGATTTCATGTTGGAGTATCGTAATGTTTTTATTTATTTACATACTCGGGGGACAATTTAATGTTGTATCTGCACATGCAACTTTAGAAAAAGCGCAGCCGGCTAACAGTGAAGTGATTTCAGAATCACCGAACCATATTCATTTGGAAATGAGTGAGCCGGTCAATGCGGCATATTCGAAAATAACGCTCTACAATGACCAAGGGAAAGTAATATCGGATATAAAGCCAAATACGTCAGGTTTTTCGAAAACATTAACATATGACGTGGATGATTTAACAGAAGGGACCTATTTAGTTCAATGGGAAACAATCGCTCAAGATGGTCATGATATGCAGGGGAAATATTTATTTTCCGTTGGTAAACAGACAGCGACGTCTATTGATACTACGCAACCATTATTGTCAGATGTGTCATTTTGGTGGGGAGCGATGCGCTTTCTTTTACAAAGTTTATTGTTAACGCTTGTCGGTTTGTATTTAGTGAATCGTATTATGGAGCGAGAAGATCTGCCGATACATCCTATTTTGCCGAAATATCATTCTGTGACAACCATTTTATTAATGGTCACTTTAGGGACAGGCATTTTATATCTTATGACTTTGCCACAACCGGTTATTCATCAAATTTTGTCTCTGGATTTCACGGTATGGCTACAGTTTCCATTTGTCTTTTCCATCGTTGCACTCTTATTACTAGTTACATTGTTTGCTTTAAGAAATATGGAGTCAATTTGGTATGATAGTATGCCGTTTTTAATTATGATAGCTATGGCAATATCAGGGCATGTTTGGTCTCAAACTGTACCGATTTATTCAATCGTGATTAGAATGATTCATTTAATAGGTATTTCATTATGGTTAGGCAGTTTGTTATATCTTGTGCTATATGTATTGGCACGGCATCGCCATTCGTATGTACCGATTTTACGAGCACTTTTATTTAAGTTAAATGTAACAGCAGTGCTGATGATTATAATTTCTGGAATATTAATGACGATCGACCAAACGACGTTCTCTAAACTTTTAGAACATTTAACGTTATATAGTACATTGTGGTATACGAAAGTAATTGTTACGACGATTATGATGGGACTTGGCAGTTATCAAACATTTAAAGTAATGAAAAGTAAAAAGAAAATACATCAGCCTATCCTGTTCTTGGAATTGGCATTAGGCGTTATTTTAATTCTTGCTGGCGTAATTATGAGCCAAATTGAGATTTTATAA
- a CDS encoding YcnI family protein gives MKSVKWLISIVFASVLLGSLSNVEAHVTLTPNASEPGSYDEYSVRVPVERAVPTTKLELEVPDGVSLSTVEPVPGFKHTFETDKQGNIKKITWEATGKGIGEHEHVDFPIVVANPEKEGKFMWKAVQTYKDGKKVSWTDENADSEHPAPVTEVKKGSGTTGGHGHHHGDDHASSETGVSDTALWIVSILALVVALIALFKRNLPRNKDK, from the coding sequence ATGAAAAGTGTGAAATGGTTAATCAGTATCGTATTTGCAAGTGTGTTGTTAGGAAGTCTGTCAAATGTTGAAGCGCATGTGACACTAACGCCTAATGCAAGTGAACCGGGGTCATATGATGAATATAGTGTTCGCGTTCCAGTTGAACGTGCTGTACCGACAACTAAATTAGAATTGGAAGTTCCAGACGGTGTGTCTTTATCAACGGTAGAACCAGTTCCAGGTTTCAAGCATACGTTTGAAACAGATAAACAAGGTAACATTAAGAAAATCACATGGGAAGCGACAGGAAAAGGCATTGGTGAACATGAGCATGTTGACTTTCCGATAGTTGTAGCGAATCCTGAAAAAGAGGGTAAATTCATGTGGAAAGCGGTTCAAACATACAAAGATGGTAAAAAAGTATCGTGGACAGATGAAAACGCTGATAGCGAGCACCCAGCACCGGTTACTGAAGTGAAAAAGGGAAGTGGAACGACAGGTGGCCACGGGCATCATCATGGTGATGATCATGCATCATCTGAAACTGGAGTTTCAGATACAGCATTATGGATCGTTTCTATTTTAGCTTTAGTAGTAGCGTTGATTGCGCTATTCAAACGTAATTTACCAAGAAATAAAGACAAATAA
- a CDS encoding DUF2871 domain-containing protein, giving the protein MKRILYTFMAYTALGLISGFAYREITVHYNFTGETQMSVMHTHLLTLGMFMFLMLIPIEKLFKISSYYLFNWFYIIYNLGVLVTVGMQFTKGFMQVSKQPLSASISGFAGIGHVTITAGFILLFFLLRQAIITEPREGEPLVKRKKK; this is encoded by the coding sequence ATGAAACGTATCCTATATACATTCATGGCTTACACTGCATTAGGCTTAATTAGCGGTTTTGCCTATCGTGAAATAACCGTACATTACAACTTTACAGGTGAGACACAAATGAGTGTCATGCATACGCATTTATTAACATTAGGGATGTTTATGTTTTTAATGTTAATCCCGATTGAAAAGCTATTCAAAATTAGTAGCTATTATCTCTTCAATTGGTTTTATATCATCTATAATTTAGGTGTGTTAGTCACGGTAGGTATGCAATTCACAAAAGGCTTTATGCAAGTGTCTAAACAACCCCTATCAGCTAGTATTTCGGGATTTGCTGGTATTGGTCACGTGACGATAACAGCTGGATTCATATTATTATTCTTTTTATTAAGACAAGCGATTATCACAGAGCCGCGCGAGGGCGAACCCCTTGTTAAACGTAAGAAAAAATAA